The following nucleotide sequence is from Catonella massiliensis.
AACAGTGCGCTGGGTCAGATTGGTAAGGCCCTGCCTGTTAAGGAATTTAGGGATATATTTGTGGCAAATAAGAAGTCATTTCCTAAGCTCATCAACAAAGTATGTGAGCTTTCGGATATACAAAAGTATCCTATGATGATGCTTGATAAGGCTTCTACCACCAGTGAATTCCTTCACAAGCTGTTTTTGAAACATCATTTGGAGCTTATACCTGAGATTGAGCTTGCAAGCAACGACCTTCTCATTGACCTTGCGAGGATAGGGCTTGGTATAGCCTGTGTGCCTGATTACTGCATAGATGAAGAAAAAGAAGAGGAACTCTTTGTGGTAAAGATGAAGGAGGCCTTGCCTGAAAGAGGCATAGCTGCTTGCTACAATGACATGGGACAAACTGCCGAACCGGTATTTCAGTTTTTAAATATTTTAAAGAGCGAATAGATTAAAAAAGGAGATGTATGAGCTATAGCAGATTTGAGATAGAAGAAAAACAACGAAAATATGGTTCTGTTTCAAGAAAACTGGGTTCTAAGGTTCTCATTTGGATAGTGAGAATATTTATGGTAGCCGTAGTAGCACTTGCTGTGACAGGCGGCTATCTTATGTACGGAAGTGTGAAGGGGATAATTGACAAAGCACCTGAGATTAACTCCGTAAATGTTATGCCTACAGGATTTCAGACTTATTTTTACAACGTAAAAGGAAAGAAGATAAGGACTATTGTAGGCGCGGGAGCGAACCGTATTTATAAGAAATTAAAAGACATACCAAAGACTGTTCAGGAGGCCTTCATTGCCATAGAGGATGAGCGTTTTTATGAACATGGGGGTATAGATGTAAGAGGTGCATTTAGAGCGGGATTTGTAGCGCTTTTGTCAGGAGGCTCTAAAAAGCAGGGAGCAAGTACTCTTACACAGCAGCTCCTTAAAAATCAGGTCTTTGCAGGCGGTGAAGAAGAGACTATTATGGCTGCAATTGAAAGAAAGATACAGGAGCAGTATCTTGCGATTCAGCTTGAACACGTCTACAGCAAGGATCAGATTCTTGAGTATTATCTTAATACAATAAACCTGGGACAAAATACCCTCGGAGTGCAGACTGCCGCACTTAGATACTTCAATAAGAGCGTAAGCAAGCTGACACTTTCGGAAGCAAGCGTAATTGCGGCTATTACCAAAAATCCTACGGGGAATAACCCCATTACACACCCTGAAGAGAATGCCGCAAGGCGTAAGTCTGTCCTTAACAATATGAAAAGGCTTGGCTTTATCACTGAAAAACAGCTTAAAGAAGCTGAAAGTGATGATGTATATGCAAGGATTAAGGCTGTAAATAAAGAGATAAAGGTAGACACAACTGTAAACTCCTACTATGTGGACGCTACCATAGGTCAGGTGGTGGAAGACCTTGTTAACGAGAAGGGATATACGGTTACACAGGCTTATAACCTCCTTTATTCAGGAGGCCTTAAGATATATACCTATCAGGATCCGGATATTCAAAAAATCTGCAACACAGAGACTGCAAATGAGAAGTATTTTGCGGGAATGCCTGGCAAATGGAAGCTTTCCTATGCACTCTCTGTACAGGGTAAAAATGGTAAGACCTACAATTATTCTGAGGGACATATACAGCAGATGTTTAAGCTCGATAGTATGATGTTCAACAAAAAAGGCGGTGCAGACCAGTACATTAAGCAGTTTAAGAAGGCCAAGTTAAAAGGTGGTGGAGAGGTAATAGGTGAGAGAAGTGAGTACACCATTGAGCCACAGATATCAGCTACCGTGATGAATCAAAAGAGTGGTGCGGTATCAGCTATTGTTGGTGGAAGGGGTGCAAAGACAGGAAACCTTACCCTCAACAGGGCTACGGATTCAACCAGACAGCCTGGTTCGCTTTTTAAGGTGCTATCCACCTATCTTCCTGCCCTTGATACTGCGGGTTATACCCTTGCAAGCGTACAGGATGATGGAGAGTATTTCTACCCTAATTCCAACAAAGAGGTGCGTAACTGGTGGGGAGACAGCCACGAGGGCCTTAGCACCTATAGGCGTGGTATCTACCGCTCTATGAATGTAGTTACGGTAAAGGCTCTTGAAGCAATTGGACTTACGACAGCCTTGGCTTATCTTAAGGCGCTTGGAATATCAACACTTTCTGAGGATGATAATGGCTTTGCAGTGGCACTTGGTGGACTGTCAAAGGGTGCCACAAATCTTGAGATAACCGGTGCTTATGCTGCCATAGCCAATAACGGTATATATATAAAGCCAAGCTTCTATAGCAAGGTGCTTGACCATGATGGCAATGTCATCCTGGAGCATAAAAAGGTTGCAAGGCAGGTAATGAAGGATTCTACAGCGTTTTTACTTACTGATGCCATGCACGATACTCTTACACGTACGGATGCAACTGCTTACAGGGCAAAACTTGCCAATGCAGGTATGGGACAGGCTGCAAAGACAGGTAGTTCAAGCTGGGACAATGACCTTTGGATATCAGGTTTCACACCATATTATACCTGTACTGTTTGGCTTGGATATGATGAACAGACATCGCAGATAGGCTATGAGCTTAGGCATCATCCTATCTGGAAGGCTATAATGGACGGCATAAATGTAAAGAAGAAATTAAAGACAAAGCAGTTTAAGAAGCCGGATTCTGTTACAACAGCGACTATATGTACAAAGTCCGGAAAGCTTGCCGTGCCCGGGCTTTGTGACCATGCAGCAGGAGGGTCTACTGTAAAGACAGAATACTTTGCTGTTGGTACGGTACCAAAGGAAAGCTGCGATGTACATGTTAAACTAAATATATGTAAGGAGTCAGGACAGGCGGCAGGGCCTTATTGCCCTGAAGTAATAAGCAAGGTATTTCTTATCAAAAATGAGGAAATCACACAGACAGATGCCTATGGAAAGGCAGTTAAGAGGCACTATAATACAGCCGATACACCTTACGTTTTAACTAAACAGGTACAGACACCTTGCAGCACACATCTTACACCGGTGGTTCCGACAGATTCGGCTATTGGTGCGGACGGCGAAGATGATGGCGCTTCAAATGACGGCAATGACGGCTAATGTAAAAGAGGTGAAAAGTGTCATATAAGACAGTGAAAAAGGATGCTTTTGCAGAAACGGAAATAAAAAAGTCCAAATTTCTTGCGCATATAGCAGAGGTAAAGTCAGAAGAAGAGGCTGAAGCCCTCATCAAGCAGACAAAGAAGAAATACTATGATGCCACACACAGCTGCTCTGCTTATGTGCTTAACTCGGATAGGGGGATTAGACATTCCAGTGATGACGGTGAGCCTTCGGGAACAGCAGGTAAACCCATACTGGATGTGATTTTGGGAGCAGGACTTTTAGATGTAATAGTTATTGTTACAAGATATTTCGGAGGAACCGAGCTTGGTACGGGAGGGCTTGTTAGAGCCTATTCAGGAGCAACAGCGGAGGTCATTAAAAATGCTGAAATAGTCGAGGTAACAACTGCCAAGCTATATGAGTTCGTTATAGACTATGGACTCTTACCAAAGCTTCAGCATCTATGCATGGAGCTTGGTATTATCATATATGAAACCGAGTACCTTGAAAAGGTAAATATATCTCTTCTGATTACAGAGGATGTCTTAGGGAAATTCTTTAAGGAGATAACCGAGGCTACAGCAGGCGTTATCACTAAAGAAAGCGCAGTAAAAGAAGAGATAGTTAATTTTTACCTGGAATCCGGAAAGGTAATTATAGACAAATAAATATACTTAGGGGGTAGTTATGAAAGATGTAACATTGGTGGTGATGGCAGCAGGAATGGGCAGCAGATACGGCGGTATCAAGCAGCTTGACTCCTTTGGTCCTGAAGGCGAAGTGATTATGGACTATAGCGTGTTCGATGCTATAAAGGCAGGCTTTAACAAGGTTGTCATCATCATAAGAAAAGACATTAAGGATGATTTTATGGAAATCATCGGCAACAGACTTGAAGAAAAGGCAGGAGTTCCTGTTCACTATGTATATCAGGAAATGGACAATCTTCCGGAGGGCTTTAAGGTGCCTGAGGGACGCACAAAGCCTTGGGGTACAGGTCAGGCGCTCTTAGCCGCAAAGGAATATGTACACGAGCCATTCCTTGCCATAAATGCAGATGATTTTTACGGAAGAGAGCCTTACAAGATAATGCATGATTTCCTTGCAAATGTGGATGAAAGTGATGGGAAGGCTCACTTTGGCATGGCAGGCTACCTGCTTAAGAATACTTTAAGCGACAACGGCTCAGTATCCAGAGGTATCTGCAGCGTGGATAATAGCGGATATCTGGTATCTATTGAGGAGCATCTTGATGTAGAGAAGAAAGGAGAGGGAGCTGTAGGTTTTACGGCAAGCGGTGAAAAGCACGAGTTAAGCCTTGAGGATGTAACTTCTATGAATATGATGGGGCTTACTCCTAAGGTATTTGAAGCTCTTGAGAAAGGCTTTGTAGACTTCCTTGGCGGTATCTCTTCCAATCCGCTAAAGGCCGAATTCTTCCATATCAAGGTAATCAGCGACATGATTCGTGCAGGTAAGGCAGACATGAAGGTGTTTAACACAGATGCAAAATGGTTTGGTGTAACCTATCAGGAAGATAAGCCTACTGTAAAAGCGGCCATAGAGAAGCTTACAAAGGACGGAGTATATTCTGAAAAGCTTTGGAATTAAAAAGAAATTGTCGTATAAATGATAAAAGGACCGGTTCATTAGCCGATCCTTTCTTTTTGTCTATACGCACTTGGCGACATCCCGCAGTCCTTCTTAAAGCACTGGGTAAAGTAGCTTTGAGAAGAAAAGCCCGCTGACTGTGATATCTGATCTATGCTGTAATCGCTGTTTTTAAGTAACTCCTTTGCAACCCTTATACGAATCTTACAGAGGTAGTTGATGGGAGAAGAGCCAAAATACCTGTTAAAAGAGTGGATTAGATAATATTTGTTCAGGTTTGAGAGCCTTGCAAGGTCATCTATGGTAATTTTAGAGGCATAGTTGGAGTCGAGGTATTTTTTTAGCTTAAAGCACTCCTTGCTAGAGTTTACGGTAGGCTCTGTATCTACATTTGTTTTAGTAGTTCTAAGAATTTCTATAAGTATAATCTCCAGTATATTCTGGCAGATATGGTCGGAGTAAGGCTTATTATTTTCCTGCTCATTGAGCATGGAATCCATGTATTTGATGATGTCAGGATTCTTAAGTATGCAGTTAAACATAAAGTGGTTTGCCTCATTATCAAGATTTAGGCTGTAGTTATCAACAGCAACGGCTATGTATTCAAGAGGATTCTCTTCTCCCGACTTCTCGGTGTGTGAGGTGTTTGGATTCACAAGGATGAAGTCTCCCTTTTTAAGTGGATATACATCATTTTCCACATAAAACTCTCCCACCCCTCCTGTCACAAGGAAAAGCTCAGTAAAAGGGTGGGTGTGCATGAAGCTTGGCCAGTCATTCTCGTACTTCGTGTACGTTATATATATTAGGTTACTTTTTGATGTACCTGCAGGCTTTCCTGCTATCTGATAATTTGAAAATCCCATAATAATCCTTTCCGTATTCACTTTCCGCGCGTCAATATGAATAAGCTTGCATCTTTATAAAATGAGCTGATTACCAATATTAGACAAGACGAGAGAAGAGTGAAGTTTTAGTAATACTATATCATGATATATTTTAATAAATTTAGAGATATAAAGCAATATATCTAAAAAAAATAGCAATATAAATGTGGAAAAGAAACAAATAAATGGATATAATGACAACAGAAGTTGAATAAATTTCACAAAGGAGAGGTATTATGAGAATAAAGAAAATGTTAGCGATGGCACTCAGTTTGTCAATGGTTGCAGCTTCACTTACAGCTTGTGGCTCAAAGGGCGACAGCCAGAAGTCAGCAGCAAGCAAAGCTTCATCTATGAAGGCTTCTACAGCTTCAACCACATCATCTGCGAAGTCCGCTTCGACAGCTTCTGAGACAAAGGCAGGCGGTACACTTAAGATTGCTGCTTTTGAAGGCGGTAACGGAGCAGAGATTTGGAATCAGATTAAGGCAGCTTTTGAGGCAGAGACAGGGGCAACAGTCGACCTTCATCTCTCATCAGAGCTTGACAAAGACCTTACAAAGTCTTTCCAGAATGGTGATATCCCTGATGTAGTCTACTACAATATGGGAACAAAGAGCGGTTTTACAGAGACTATGCTTAAGGAAAATGCAATAGCTGATATCACAGATGTATTTGATGACGAGCTTAAGAACAGACTCGTAGGCGGAATCACAGACAATGCTACAGCTCAGCCTTATGCAGACGGCAAGATATATCTTGCACCTTGGACCTACGTTCCTACAGGATTCTGGTACAATGCAGATCTTGTTGGTGAAGGAAAGAAATACAGCCTCCCTACAACCTGGGAAGAGTTCTTCGCACTCGGTGATAAGGCAAGGAAAGATGGTATAGCACTTTTCACATATCCGACAGCAGGATATTTTGATACTTCTATGTATCAGATGTTAGCTCAGGCTGGAGGAATGGAGTTCTACAACAAGGCTGTAAACTACGACCCTTCAACCTGGACCTCTAAAGAGGGTAAAGAGGTAGTAGATACCATAGCAAAACTTGCTTCTAAGGACTATACCTGGTCAGATACAGTAGCAAACGCAAATGCTGACGGTGGATTTAAGAAGAATCAGCAGGCTGTTATAGACGGAAAAGCATTATTTATGCCAAACGGTAACTGGGTAATCGGAGAGATGGCAGCTTCTACACCTAAGGATTTCCACTGGGCTATGATGGCTCAGCCAAAGTTCTCTGCAGACCAGAAGACTTATGTATATACCTATACAGAGCAGATTTGGATTCCTAAGGACGCAGCAAATATCGACCTTGCTAAGCAGTTCATTAAGTTTATGTACTCTGACAAAGTTGTTGAGCTTATGCTTGCAAACAAGAGTGTAAATAAAGAGACCAAGGAAGAGACTCCTGCACCTATCATTTCCCCTGTAAAGGGTGCTTCTGATAAGCTTGAGGCAGGACCTGTTAAGGATTCTTACACACTTACAAGTGCAAGCGGCACAGAGGCTGTTGCAGGTGTATGGGCTACAACAAAGCCAATCAATGGTTTTGACATGAAGGCTACAGTATACGGAGCTATTGATTCACTTAATACAGGAGAACTTACAGCAGCACAGTATCAGAAACAGCTTGAAGAGGCTTGGACTAAATTACTTGAAAATCTTGACAGATAACCAATCAAAATTTTACGGCGGGCTGAAAAGGCTCGCCGTTTCTATAGGGAGAGATTAATGAATAGAAAAAAATCGGAAAGGCGGTTCATCTTTGCCTGCCTTGCCCCTGCAGTAATCCTGGTTGTTTTATTTATATTTATTCCTACCTTCAATGTATTTAGAATGTCCTTATACAGAATGGGCGGAATAACAAACAAGCAGACCTTTGTAGGCTTTGATAATTTTAAGGATTTATTTGGAGATAAGAGCTTCTTGCAGGCTATGCAGAACTCTATATTGATAATAGTAATAGTTACTCTATGTACAGTATTTTTGGCGGTGCTTTTTGCAACCCTGCTTCAGAGAGGCAAATTTATCGGTCAGAATTTCTTCAGGGTAATATTCTATATTCCAAATATTTTAAGTATCGTAGTTATAGCAGGTATCTTCGGTGCTATCTACGATCCTTCAAGTGGTCTTCTCAATACATTTCTTAGGGCTATTCACCTTGACTCGCTTGCGAAACAGTGGATGGCAGAGCCTGATATAGTTATATATTCGGTTATATTTGCTCTGGTTTGGCAGGCTATAGGTTATTACATGGTCATGTATATGGCGAGTATGGCGGCGATTCCACCTGACTTTTATGAGGCAGCTTCTCTTGACGGTGCATCTGAGGTTCGTATGTTTTTTCAGATTACCCTGCCTCTTATTTGGACAAGCATCAGAACTACACTTACCTTCTACATCATCAGTACCATCAACCTAAGCTTTCTCTTCGTACAGATTATGTCTGACGGAGGACCTAACGGCAAGACAGAGGTATTCCTCAACTATATGTACAAGCAGGCATATGGAAATGGTGCTTACGGCTATGGTATGGCAATAGGGGTTACAGTATTTATCTTCTCATTTGTACTTGCGGGAACAGTCAACAAGATTACAGAGAGAAAAGTATATCAATTTTAGGAAGGAGGGCATACATTGAAGCGAATTGGAACAAAAACCTTATACAAGATATTTGTATATGTGGCTCTCATAAGTCTGGCTATCTCAATCATCATTCCGGTTGGCTGGGTATTTATGGCGAGCTTTAAGAAAAATTCCGAGTTCTTAGGTGGAGATATCAGCCCTTGGGATTTACCTAAATCACTTAACTTTGATAACTTCGTTACTGCATTTAATGATGCGGGGATGGGGCAGTTCTTTGCAAACTCGGTAATTGTTACAGCTATAGGACTTGTGCTTCTTTTAGTGCTTGCACTTCCTGCTGCCTATGTACTTGCAAGATTTTTCTTCAAAGGCAAGAAAATCCTTGAAATAGGCTTTATGGCAGGCTTATTTGTAAATATCAACTACATAGTGGTACCTATTTTCCTTATGTTAAGTGATGCAAATAAAGCACTCAAGGTAACATTTTTCCTAGACAATAGATTTATACTTGCACTAATCTATGCTACAAGTGCTCTGCCTTTTACCATTTATCTCCTAAGCTCGTACTTCAAGACCTTGCCAAAGGGATTTGAGGAAGCAGCCTATATAGACGGCTGCAGTCATTTTAAGACCATGCTTAAGATAATGATACCAATGGCAAAGCCAAGCATAATTACGGTTGTTTTATTTAATTTCCTGTCATTTTGGAATGAGTACATCATTGCCTATACCCTGATGGATGAGCATGAGACTCTGGCTATGGGACTTAAGAATCTGATGGCTGTTGAAAAGACAGCAACTAACTACGGAATTATGTATGCGGGCCTTGTTATAGTTATGCTTCCTACTCTCATACTCTACATCCTTGTTCAGAGGAGACTTACCGAGGGTATGACTTTAGGCGGACTTAAGGGATAAGGAGGACAGGATGAAAGAAAAAATTATTGGTTTGGTTTTATTACTTTGTTTTATTCTGTCCGTAGGTCTCATTATATCCGGACAGAAAAATATATCGATGACAGGTTTTACATACGAGATAATAGGCCTTGTAGGCCTGCTTGTAGTGCTTTTTGTGTATAACAGAAAATATAGGTAATGAATGACTGATGCCGGGAATGCCCGCAATCAGATAACAATAAGGAGAAAGAAATGAACGGTAAAGGTAGAGTAACTATTCCCACAGACATTGATGTAATTGAAGGGACTAAAGAGTTAGCAAGGAGATGGGGAGCTGATGCTATCAGAGACTGCGACGGGACAGACTTTCCGGTAGAACTTAAGGATGAAGGGCTTAATGTATATTCGACCTACTACACCACTAGAAAAGACAATGCCTGGGCTAAGGCAAATCCGGATGAAATCCAGCAGATGTATATAATGACTCCAAGATATACAGCTACTGAGGAGGTTCTTAAGGTTAATCTTATGAAAGGCCTCTATCCAGATATGCTCACCCCTAACTGCAGAGATGATATAAAGAGATGGTGGGAAGTTATAGACAGGACAACGGGGGATGTTGTGCCTGTTGCTGATTGGAGCTACGATGAAGCTACTACAACTGTAGAAATAAAAACTCATAGATTTCATGAATATACAGTTAGCTTCTTAGCATATATAATGTGGGATCCTGTGCATATGTACAATGCAGTGGTAAATGACTGGCAAGGTGTAGAACATCAGATTACCTTCGATGTACGCCAGCCAAAAACCCACGCATTTACAATGATGAGGCTGCGCAAATTCATAGAGGATCATCCTTATGTAAATGTACTTAGATTTACTACATTTTTCCACCAGTTCACCTTGATTTTTGACGAGATGGCAAGGGAAAAATACGTAGACTGGTACGGATATTCTGCTTCAGTAAGCCCTTATATACTTGAACAGTTTGAGAAAGAAGTGGGATATACCTTCAGACCTGAATTCATCATTGACCAGGGTTATTATAACAATCAGTATAGGATACCTAGCAAAGAATTCAGCGATTATCAGGCATTCCAGAGAAGAGAAGTAGCTAAGATAGCCAAGGAGATGGTGGATATCTGCCATGAATGTGGAAAAGAAGCTATGATGTTCCTTGGAGACCACTGGATAGGAACAGAGCCTTTTATGGAGGAGTTTAAGACAATAGGGCTTGATGCGGTGGTTGGAAGTGTTGGAAATGGCTGCACCTTGAGACTTATCAGTGATATAGAGGGAGTTAAATACACCGAGGGACGATTCTTACCTTACTTCTTCCCAGATACCTTCTACGAAGGCGGCAATCCTGTGAAGGAGGCGAAGGAGAACTGGGTAACAGCTAGAAGAGCAATTCTTAGAAAACCAATCGACAGAATCGGTTATGGAGGCTACTTAAAGCTTGCCATGCAGTTTCCTGACTTTGTAGAATATGTAGAGAGTGTATGCGATGAATTCAGAGTGCTGTATGACAACATAAAGGGCTGCAAGGCACACTCAATCAAAACGGTAGCTGTGCTTAACTGCTGGGGCAAGATGAGGGCCTGGGGCAATCATATGGTTCACCACGCACTCTATCAGAAGCAGAATTATTCATACTACGGCATTGTTGAAGCCTTATCCGGTGCTCCTTTTGATGTAAGGTTCATTAGCTTTGAAGACATACTTAAGGACAAGAATCTTCTTTCAGATATAGATGTAATTATAAATGTAGGAGATACGGATACAGCTCATGGAGGTGGGGAATACTGGACTAATCCTCAGATAATCACCGCTGTTACAGAGTTTGTATATGGTGGTGGAGGCTTCATCGGCGTAGGTGAGCCTAGTGCTCATCAGGCAAACGGACGCTTCTTCCAGCTTGCAAACATCCTTGGCGTGGAGGAGGAGAGAGGCTTTACCTTAGGATATGATAAGTATAACTGGGAAGAGAAGAAGCATTTCATCCTTGAAGACACGACTAAGGAAGTTGACTTTGGAGAGGGCAAGAAGAATATATTTGCCTTCGAAGGTACTGATATCCTTGTACAGAGGGATAAAGAGGTACAGCTTGCGGTAAACAGCTTTGGCAAGGGAAGAAGCGTATATATAAGCGGTCTAAGATACAGCTTTGAAAACAGCAGACTTCTATACAGGGCTATTATGTGGAGTGCGGGTGCAGAGGCAGAGCTTAAAAAATGGTTCTCCTCTAACTTTAATGTAGAGGTTCACGCATACCTTAACAGTGGCAAATACTGTGTGGTTAATAATACCTATGAGCCACAGTCAACCACCATTTACAAGGGAGATGGCGCATCTTTTGAGCTTAAGCTCGCGGCAAACCAGATAATTTGGTACGAAATATAAAGATTGACTAAGTCAAGGAAAGGAAATATATGAGTGAAGTGTTAAAAACTTTTAAGTTCGACGGAGAGCCTGTAACGAAGGAGCCTTACGGCAGTGGACATATCAATTCCACATTCTTGGTAGTTACAGACAAGAATAAAAAGTATATTCTCCAGAAAATAAATAATAAAATCTTCCCTAACGTAGAGGGACTTATGAACAACATAATGCTTGTCACTGAGCATTTGAAGAAGAAAACA
It contains:
- a CDS encoding carbohydrate ABC transporter permease, yielding MKRIGTKTLYKIFVYVALISLAISIIIPVGWVFMASFKKNSEFLGGDISPWDLPKSLNFDNFVTAFNDAGMGQFFANSVIVTAIGLVLLLVLALPAAYVLARFFFKGKKILEIGFMAGLFVNINYIVVPIFLMLSDANKALKVTFFLDNRFILALIYATSALPFTIYLLSSYFKTLPKGFEEAAYIDGCSHFKTMLKIMIPMAKPSIITVVLFNFLSFWNEYIIAYTLMDEHETLAMGLKNLMAVEKTATNYGIMYAGLVIVMLPTLILYILVQRRLTEGMTLGGLKG
- a CDS encoding carbohydrate ABC transporter substrate-binding protein encodes the protein MRIKKMLAMALSLSMVAASLTACGSKGDSQKSAASKASSMKASTASTTSSAKSASTASETKAGGTLKIAAFEGGNGAEIWNQIKAAFEAETGATVDLHLSSELDKDLTKSFQNGDIPDVVYYNMGTKSGFTETMLKENAIADITDVFDDELKNRLVGGITDNATAQPYADGKIYLAPWTYVPTGFWYNADLVGEGKKYSLPTTWEEFFALGDKARKDGIALFTYPTAGYFDTSMYQMLAQAGGMEFYNKAVNYDPSTWTSKEGKEVVDTIAKLASKDYTWSDTVANANADGGFKKNQQAVIDGKALFMPNGNWVIGEMAASTPKDFHWAMMAQPKFSADQKTYVYTYTEQIWIPKDAANIDLAKQFIKFMYSDKVVELMLANKSVNKETKEETPAPIISPVKGASDKLEAGPVKDSYTLTSASGTEAVAGVWATTKPINGFDMKATVYGAIDSLNTGELTAAQYQKQLEEAWTKLLENLDR
- a CDS encoding DUF6903 family protein, translated to MKEKIIGLVLLLCFILSVGLIISGQKNISMTGFTYEIIGLVGLLVVLFVYNRKYR
- a CDS encoding carbohydrate ABC transporter permease, which produces MNRKKSERRFIFACLAPAVILVVLFIFIPTFNVFRMSLYRMGGITNKQTFVGFDNFKDLFGDKSFLQAMQNSILIIVIVTLCTVFLAVLFATLLQRGKFIGQNFFRVIFYIPNILSIVVIAGIFGAIYDPSSGLLNTFLRAIHLDSLAKQWMAEPDIVIYSVIFALVWQAIGYYMVMYMASMAAIPPDFYEAASLDGASEVRMFFQITLPLIWTSIRTTLTFYIISTINLSFLFVQIMSDGGPNGKTEVFLNYMYKQAYGNGAYGYGMAIGVTVFIFSFVLAGTVNKITERKVYQF
- a CDS encoding AraC family transcriptional regulator gives rise to the protein MGFSNYQIAGKPAGTSKSNLIYITYTKYENDWPSFMHTHPFTELFLVTGGVGEFYVENDVYPLKKGDFILVNPNTSHTEKSGEENPLEYIAVAVDNYSLNLDNEANHFMFNCILKNPDIIKYMDSMLNEQENNKPYSDHICQNILEIILIEILRTTKTNVDTEPTVNSSKECFKLKKYLDSNYASKITIDDLARLSNLNKYYLIHSFNRYFGSSPINYLCKIRIRVAKELLKNSDYSIDQISQSAGFSSQSYFTQCFKKDCGMSPSAYRQKERIG
- a CDS encoding nucleotidyltransferase family protein, producing the protein MKDVTLVVMAAGMGSRYGGIKQLDSFGPEGEVIMDYSVFDAIKAGFNKVVIIIRKDIKDDFMEIIGNRLEEKAGVPVHYVYQEMDNLPEGFKVPEGRTKPWGTGQALLAAKEYVHEPFLAINADDFYGREPYKIMHDFLANVDESDGKAHFGMAGYLLKNTLSDNGSVSRGICSVDNSGYLVSIEEHLDVEKKGEGAVGFTASGEKHELSLEDVTSMNMMGLTPKVFEALEKGFVDFLGGISSNPLKAEFFHIKVISDMIRAGKADMKVFNTDAKWFGVTYQEDKPTVKAAIEKLTKDGVYSEKLWN
- a CDS encoding YigZ family protein, producing the protein MSYKTVKKDAFAETEIKKSKFLAHIAEVKSEEEAEALIKQTKKKYYDATHSCSAYVLNSDRGIRHSSDDGEPSGTAGKPILDVILGAGLLDVIVIVTRYFGGTELGTGGLVRAYSGATAEVIKNAEIVEVTTAKLYEFVIDYGLLPKLQHLCMELGIIIYETEYLEKVNISLLITEDVLGKFFKEITEATAGVITKESAVKEEIVNFYLESGKVIIDK
- a CDS encoding transglycosylase domain-containing protein; this encodes MSYSRFEIEEKQRKYGSVSRKLGSKVLIWIVRIFMVAVVALAVTGGYLMYGSVKGIIDKAPEINSVNVMPTGFQTYFYNVKGKKIRTIVGAGANRIYKKLKDIPKTVQEAFIAIEDERFYEHGGIDVRGAFRAGFVALLSGGSKKQGASTLTQQLLKNQVFAGGEEETIMAAIERKIQEQYLAIQLEHVYSKDQILEYYLNTINLGQNTLGVQTAALRYFNKSVSKLTLSEASVIAAITKNPTGNNPITHPEENAARRKSVLNNMKRLGFITEKQLKEAESDDVYARIKAVNKEIKVDTTVNSYYVDATIGQVVEDLVNEKGYTVTQAYNLLYSGGLKIYTYQDPDIQKICNTETANEKYFAGMPGKWKLSYALSVQGKNGKTYNYSEGHIQQMFKLDSMMFNKKGGADQYIKQFKKAKLKGGGEVIGERSEYTIEPQISATVMNQKSGAVSAIVGGRGAKTGNLTLNRATDSTRQPGSLFKVLSTYLPALDTAGYTLASVQDDGEYFYPNSNKEVRNWWGDSHEGLSTYRRGIYRSMNVVTVKALEAIGLTTALAYLKALGISTLSEDDNGFAVALGGLSKGATNLEITGAYAAIANNGIYIKPSFYSKVLDHDGNVILEHKKVARQVMKDSTAFLLTDAMHDTLTRTDATAYRAKLANAGMGQAAKTGSSSWDNDLWISGFTPYYTCTVWLGYDEQTSQIGYELRHHPIWKAIMDGINVKKKLKTKQFKKPDSVTTATICTKSGKLAVPGLCDHAAGGSTVKTEYFAVGTVPKESCDVHVKLNICKESGQAAGPYCPEVISKVFLIKNEEITQTDAYGKAVKRHYNTADTPYVLTKQVQTPCSTHLTPVVPTDSAIGADGEDDGASNDGNDG
- the gnpA gene encoding 1,3-beta-galactosyl-N-acetylhexosamine phosphorylase — encoded protein: MNGKGRVTIPTDIDVIEGTKELARRWGADAIRDCDGTDFPVELKDEGLNVYSTYYTTRKDNAWAKANPDEIQQMYIMTPRYTATEEVLKVNLMKGLYPDMLTPNCRDDIKRWWEVIDRTTGDVVPVADWSYDEATTTVEIKTHRFHEYTVSFLAYIMWDPVHMYNAVVNDWQGVEHQITFDVRQPKTHAFTMMRLRKFIEDHPYVNVLRFTTFFHQFTLIFDEMAREKYVDWYGYSASVSPYILEQFEKEVGYTFRPEFIIDQGYYNNQYRIPSKEFSDYQAFQRREVAKIAKEMVDICHECGKEAMMFLGDHWIGTEPFMEEFKTIGLDAVVGSVGNGCTLRLISDIEGVKYTEGRFLPYFFPDTFYEGGNPVKEAKENWVTARRAILRKPIDRIGYGGYLKLAMQFPDFVEYVESVCDEFRVLYDNIKGCKAHSIKTVAVLNCWGKMRAWGNHMVHHALYQKQNYSYYGIVEALSGAPFDVRFISFEDILKDKNLLSDIDVIINVGDTDTAHGGGEYWTNPQIITAVTEFVYGGGGFIGVGEPSAHQANGRFFQLANILGVEEERGFTLGYDKYNWEEKKHFILEDTTKEVDFGEGKKNIFAFEGTDILVQRDKEVQLAVNSFGKGRSVYISGLRYSFENSRLLYRAIMWSAGAEAELKKWFSSNFNVEVHAYLNSGKYCVVNNTYEPQSTTIYKGDGASFELKLAANQIIWYEI